A section of the Hevea brasiliensis isolate MT/VB/25A 57/8 chromosome 17, ASM3005281v1, whole genome shotgun sequence genome encodes:
- the LOC131175578 gene encoding pentatricopeptide repeat-containing protein At3g22470, mitochondrial-like: MRDKGISPNIITYNFIIHGLCNLGKWKQASAFLKEMVGHNISPDIFSFSILIDSLCKERLVSNAQSIIKIMIQAGVEPDAVSYNSLMDGYCLPSQLDEAIQIFDLMVHNGIVDAFSYNILINGCCKSKRIDEATQLFDEMPQKGFLPNTITYTTLIQGLWNAGKPGIAHVLFKNMFSHGNQPDIITFSTFLDGLCKQGNSGEELMLFKAMEQSLLKLGHMCYNILINGLCRAGKLKDAKEFFSRLFEKGLQPDVYTYGTIIKGLCKEGLLDEAYKVFRGMEDGGCSPNGCCYNVIIQGFLRHGDVPKASQLIEEMVGKVFSADATTTKLVIRLSCNGDPILRKL, translated from the coding sequence ATGAGGGATAAAGGCATTTCACCTAATATTATAACCTACAACTTCATAATTCATGGTCTTTGCAATTTAGGAAAGTGGAAACAAGCTTCAGCCTTTTTGAAGGAAATGGTGGGGCATAACATATCTCCAGACATTTTCTCCTTCAGTATATTGATTGACTCTCTTTGTAAGGAGAGACTGGTTTCAAATGCTCAAAGCATAATCAAGATAATGATTCAAGCAGGTGTGGAGCCTGATGCTGTCAGTTACAATTCACTGATGGACGGATATTGTCTGCCTAGCCAGTTGGATGAAGCTATACAAATTTTTGATTTGATGGTACACAATGGAATAGTTGATGCTTTTAGCTACAACATCTTGATTAATGGATGCTGCAAGAGCAAAAGGATAGATGAAGCAACACAACTTTTTGATGAAATGCCTCAAAAAGGTTTTCTTCCTAACACTATTACTTATACTACTCTTATACAAGGCTTGTGGAACGCAGGGAAGCCCGGGATTGCACACGTTCTTTTCAAGAACATGTTTTCTCATGGTAATCAGCCAGATATTAtaactttctcaacttttctTGATGGCTTGTGCAAACAGGGGAATAGTGGTGAGGAACTCATGCTATTTAAAGCGATGGAACAAAGTCTGTTGAAGCTTGGTCATATGTGCTATAacattttgataaatggtttgtgCAGAGCTGGGAAGCTTAAGGATGCCAAGGAATTTTTTTCTAGGCTTTTTGAAAAAGGCTTGCAGCCTGATGTTTATACATATGGTACAATAATTAAAGGACTTTGCAAAGAGGGATTGCTAGATGAAGCATACAAGGTGTTTAGAGGGATGGAAGATGGTGGATGTTCACCAAATGGTTGCTGTTATAATGTGATTATTCAAGGGTTTCTCAGGCATGGAGATGTACCAAAAGCATCACAACTTATTGAAGAAATGGTTGGCAAGGTATTTTCTGCAGATGCCACGACCACTAAATTGGTAATACGTTTATCCTGCAATGGTGATCCCATTTTGAGAAAACTATGA
- the LOC110651213 gene encoding putative pentatricopeptide repeat-containing protein At1g12700, mitochondrial isoform X1, with product MIVTAKLRLMKTMCFASAFRSFRFPLLRELGMGNFQSPTLLFTCSFHSSSRATSAHTHKDASLISKFNSASFRDVDDALASFNHIILMHPLPSIVEFGRFLSALVRMKQYQTVICLSRTIESLGISHNVYSLAILINCFCRLHLVDFGFSIFGKILKFGLEPDIVTFNTLINGLCLEGKINRAVDFVNDMVAGGYQPNVCTYTVIVSGLCKFGKTNVAIWLLKEMIERGCEPNAVTYTAIIDALCKDKLVAEAVSLFSQMRDKRISPNVITYTCLIHGLCNLGKWSQARALLKEMVGHNISPNIFTFNILIDSLCKEGLVSNAQSIIKIMIQSGVEPNAVSYNSLMDGYCLRSQLDEAIQIFDLMVHNGIVDAFSYSILINGYCKSKRIDEAMQLFGEMPQKGFLPDTITYTTLIQGLWNAGKARTAHVLFNNMCSHGHQPDIIIFSTLLEGLCKQGDLDEALTLFKAMEKSQLKPNHVSYTILIDGVCKAGKLHDAKEFFSRLFEKGLQPNVYTYSIIIKGLCKKGLLDEAYKVFRGMEDSGCLPDGCCYNVIIQGFLRHADVPKASKLIEEMVGKGFSADATTTKLVLCLSRNGHPILRKLRNQSKGFKGVNVK from the coding sequence ATGATTGTAACGGCGAAGCTAAGATTGATGAAAACCATGTGTTTTGCTTCAGCTTTCAGGAGCTTCCGCTTTCCATTGCTAAGGGAATTGGGAATGGGTAACTTTCAATCTCCAACCCTATTATTTACTTGTTCTTTCCATTCTTCTTCGAGAGCAACTTCCGCTCACACGCATAAAGATGCAAGCTTGATATCTAAATTCAATTCTGCTTCTTTTAGGGACGTTGATGATGCCCTAGCTTCCTTTAATCACATCATTCTTATGCATCCTCTGCCTTCTATTGTTGAATTTGGTCGATTTTTATCTGCTCTTGTCAGAATGAAACAATACCAAACGGTCATTTGCTTGTCCAGAACAATTGAGTCGCTAGGAATCTCACACAATGTTTATTCTCTTGCCATCTTGATTAATTGCTTCTGCCGCTTACATCTAGTGGATTTCGGGTTCTCAATTTTCGGAAAAATACTCAAATTTGGATTGGAGCCCGACATTGTGACATTTAACACCTTAATTAACGGCCTCTGTCTAGAGGGTAAAATCAATAGAGCAGTAGACTTTGTCAATGACATGgttgcaggaggttatcaacctAATGTTTGTACTTACACTGTGATAGTAAGTGGTCTTTGTAAATTTGGGAAAACAAATGTGGCTATTTGGTTGCTAAAAGAAATGATTGAGAGAGGTTGTGAGCCCAACGCTGTGACTTACACTGCAATTATCGATGCCCTTTGCAAGGATAAGCTAGTTGCTGAGGCTGTAAGCCTCTTCTCTCAAATGAGGGATAAACGCATTTCACCTAATGTTATCACTTACACCTGCTTAATTCATGGTCTTTGCAATTTAGGCAAATGGAGTCAAGCTCGAGCCTTGTTGAAAGAAATGGTGGGGCATAACATATCACCAAACATTTTTACCTTCAATATATTGATTGACTCTCTTTGTAAGGAGGGACTGGTTTCAAATGCTCAAAGTATAATCAAGATAATGATTCAATCAGGTGTGGAGCCTAATGCTGTCAGTTACAATTCACTGATGGACGGATATTGTCTGCGTAGCCAATTGGATGAAGCTATACAAATTTTTGATTTGATGGTACACAATGGAATAGTTGATGCTTTTAGCTACAGCATCTTGATTAATGGATATTGCAAGAGCAAAAGGATAGATGAAGCAATGCAACTTTTTGGTGAAATGCCTCAAAAAGGTTTTCTTCCTGACACTATTACTTATACTACTCTTATACAAGGCTTGTGGAATGCAGGGAAGGCGAGGACTGCACACGTTCTTTTCAACAACATGTGTTCTCATGGTCATCAGCCAGAtataataattttctcaactttgCTTGAGGGCTTGTGCAAACAGGGGGATCTTGATGAGGCACTTACATTATTTAAAGCAATGGAAAAGAGTCAATTGAAGCCTAATCATGTGAGTTATACCATTTTGATTGATGGAGTGTGCAAAGCTGGGAAGCTTCATGATGCTAAGGAATTTTTTTCTAGGCTTTTTGAAAAAGGTTTGCAGCCTAATGTTTATACATATAGTATAATAATTAAAGGACTTTGCAAAAAGGGATTGCTGGATGAAGCATACAAGGTGTTTAGAGGAATGGAAGATAGTGGATGTTTACCGGATGGTTGCTGTTATAATGTGATTATTCAAGGGTTTCTCAGGCACGCAGATGTGCCAAAAGCATCAAAACTTATTGAAGAAATGGTTGGCAAGGGATTTTCTGCGGATGCCACGACCACCAAATTGGTATTGTGTTTATCCCGCAATGGCCATCCCATTTTGAGAAAACTACGAAATCAATCTAAAGGTTTTAAAGGTGTAAATGTGAAGTGA
- the LOC110651213 gene encoding putative pentatricopeptide repeat-containing protein At1g12700, mitochondrial isoform X2, producing the protein MHPLPSIVEFGRFLSALVRMKQYQTVICLSRTIESLGISHNVYSLAILINCFCRLHLVDFGFSIFGKILKFGLEPDIVTFNTLINGLCLEGKINRAVDFVNDMVAGGYQPNVCTYTVIVSGLCKFGKTNVAIWLLKEMIERGCEPNAVTYTAIIDALCKDKLVAEAVSLFSQMRDKRISPNVITYTCLIHGLCNLGKWSQARALLKEMVGHNISPNIFTFNILIDSLCKEGLVSNAQSIIKIMIQSGVEPNAVSYNSLMDGYCLRSQLDEAIQIFDLMVHNGIVDAFSYSILINGYCKSKRIDEAMQLFGEMPQKGFLPDTITYTTLIQGLWNAGKARTAHVLFNNMCSHGHQPDIIIFSTLLEGLCKQGDLDEALTLFKAMEKSQLKPNHVSYTILIDGVCKAGKLHDAKEFFSRLFEKGLQPNVYTYSIIIKGLCKKGLLDEAYKVFRGMEDSGCLPDGCCYNVIIQGFLRHADVPKASKLIEEMVGKGFSADATTTKLVLCLSRNGHPILRKLRNQSKGFKGVNVK; encoded by the coding sequence ATGCATCCTCTGCCTTCTATTGTTGAATTTGGTCGATTTTTATCTGCTCTTGTCAGAATGAAACAATACCAAACGGTCATTTGCTTGTCCAGAACAATTGAGTCGCTAGGAATCTCACACAATGTTTATTCTCTTGCCATCTTGATTAATTGCTTCTGCCGCTTACATCTAGTGGATTTCGGGTTCTCAATTTTCGGAAAAATACTCAAATTTGGATTGGAGCCCGACATTGTGACATTTAACACCTTAATTAACGGCCTCTGTCTAGAGGGTAAAATCAATAGAGCAGTAGACTTTGTCAATGACATGgttgcaggaggttatcaacctAATGTTTGTACTTACACTGTGATAGTAAGTGGTCTTTGTAAATTTGGGAAAACAAATGTGGCTATTTGGTTGCTAAAAGAAATGATTGAGAGAGGTTGTGAGCCCAACGCTGTGACTTACACTGCAATTATCGATGCCCTTTGCAAGGATAAGCTAGTTGCTGAGGCTGTAAGCCTCTTCTCTCAAATGAGGGATAAACGCATTTCACCTAATGTTATCACTTACACCTGCTTAATTCATGGTCTTTGCAATTTAGGCAAATGGAGTCAAGCTCGAGCCTTGTTGAAAGAAATGGTGGGGCATAACATATCACCAAACATTTTTACCTTCAATATATTGATTGACTCTCTTTGTAAGGAGGGACTGGTTTCAAATGCTCAAAGTATAATCAAGATAATGATTCAATCAGGTGTGGAGCCTAATGCTGTCAGTTACAATTCACTGATGGACGGATATTGTCTGCGTAGCCAATTGGATGAAGCTATACAAATTTTTGATTTGATGGTACACAATGGAATAGTTGATGCTTTTAGCTACAGCATCTTGATTAATGGATATTGCAAGAGCAAAAGGATAGATGAAGCAATGCAACTTTTTGGTGAAATGCCTCAAAAAGGTTTTCTTCCTGACACTATTACTTATACTACTCTTATACAAGGCTTGTGGAATGCAGGGAAGGCGAGGACTGCACACGTTCTTTTCAACAACATGTGTTCTCATGGTCATCAGCCAGAtataataattttctcaactttgCTTGAGGGCTTGTGCAAACAGGGGGATCTTGATGAGGCACTTACATTATTTAAAGCAATGGAAAAGAGTCAATTGAAGCCTAATCATGTGAGTTATACCATTTTGATTGATGGAGTGTGCAAAGCTGGGAAGCTTCATGATGCTAAGGAATTTTTTTCTAGGCTTTTTGAAAAAGGTTTGCAGCCTAATGTTTATACATATAGTATAATAATTAAAGGACTTTGCAAAAAGGGATTGCTGGATGAAGCATACAAGGTGTTTAGAGGAATGGAAGATAGTGGATGTTTACCGGATGGTTGCTGTTATAATGTGATTATTCAAGGGTTTCTCAGGCACGCAGATGTGCCAAAAGCATCAAAACTTATTGAAGAAATGGTTGGCAAGGGATTTTCTGCGGATGCCACGACCACCAAATTGGTATTGTGTTTATCCCGCAATGGCCATCCCATTTTGAGAAAACTACGAAATCAATCTAAAGGTTTTAAAGGTGTAAATGTGAAGTGA
- the LOC110651212 gene encoding LOW QUALITY PROTEIN: pentatricopeptide repeat-containing protein At1g62930, chloroplastic (The sequence of the model RefSeq protein was modified relative to this genomic sequence to represent the inferred CDS: inserted 1 base in 1 codon) codes for MIERGCEPDAVTYTAIIDALCKDKLVAEAVNLFSHMKNKAISPNVITYTCLIHGLCNLGKWNQARALLKEMVGQNISPDIFTFNILIDSLCKEGLVSNAQSIIKIMIQADVEPDVVTYNSLMDGYCHXSQMDKARKIFDLMVQNGIVNAFSYGILINGYCKSKRIDEAMQLFDEMPQKGFLPDTFTYTTLIQGLWNAGKPRAAQELFKNMCYHGYRPNIITFSILLDGLCKQGDLDEALTLFEAMERSQLKPNHVSYTILIDGMCKAGKLHDAKEFFSRLFEKGLQPNVYTYGIIIKGLCIEGLLVEAYKVFRGMKDGGCSPNGCCYNVIIQGFLRHGDVPKASQLIEEMIGKGFTADATTAKLVMHLLPNDDLILRKLQNQTEGSKGVNVK; via the exons ATGATTGAGAGAGGTTGTGAGCCAGATGCTGTGACTTACACTGCTATCATCGATGCCCTTTGCAAGGATAAGCTAGTTGCTGAGGCAGTAAACCTCTTCTCTCACATGAAGAATAAAGCCATTTCACCTAATGTTATCACTTACACCTGCTTAATTCATGGTCTTTGCAATTTAGGCAAATGGAATCAAGCTCGAGCCTTGTTGAAAGAAATGGTGGGGCAAAACATATCACCAGACATTTTTACCTTCAATATATTGATTGACTCTCTTTGTAAGGAAGGATTGGTTTCAAATGCTCAAAGTATAATCAAGATAATGATTCAAGCAGATGTGGAGCCCGATGTTGTCACTTATAATTCGTTGATGGACGGATATTGTC GTAGCCAAATGGATAAAGCTAGAAAAATATTTGATTTGATGGTACAAAATGGAATAGTCAATGCTTTTAGCTATGGCATCttaattaatggatattgtaagaGCAAGCGAATAGATGAAGCAATGCAACTTTTTGATGAAATGCCTCAAAAAGGTTTTCTTCCTGACACTTTTACTTACACTACTCTCATACAAGGCTTGTGGAACGCAGGGAAGCCCAGGGCTGCACAAGAGCTATTCAAGAACATGTGTTATCATGGTTATCGGCCAAATATAATAACTTTCTCAATTTTGCTTGATGGCTTGTGCAAACAAGGGGATCTTGATGAGGCACTTACATTATTTGAAGCAATGGAAAGGAGTCAATTGAAGCCGAATCATGTGAGTTATACCATCTTGATTGATGGCATGTGCAAAGCTGGGAAGCTTCATGATGCCAAGGAATTTTTTTCTAGGCTTTTTGAAAAAGGCTTGCAGCCTAATGTTTATACATATGGTATAATAATTAAAGGCCTTTGCATAGAGGGATTGCTAGTTGAAGCATACAAGGTGTTTAGAGGAATGAAAGATGGTGGATGTTCACCGAATGGTTGCTGTTATAATGTAATTATTCAAGGATTTCTCAGACATGGAGATGTACCAAAAGCATCACAACTTATTGAAGAAATGATTGGTAAGGGATTCACTGCAGATGCCACGACCGCCAAATTGGTAATGCATTTATTGCCCAATGACGATCTCATTCTTAGAAAACTGCAAAATCAGACTGAAGGTTCTAAAGGTGTAAATGTGAAGTGA